A genomic stretch from Malus domestica chromosome 15, GDT2T_hap1 includes:
- the LOC114821471 gene encoding uncharacterized protein isoform X2 gives MQDPKMSLADEFSTPKLKKKKPSTKKAPLFLQQGNDVNGASPPPVKAGQKGTKRKKNEVSPSFQQQPERLNSDSLPNSSPSGSGYRALRLKYLLLEEESFALGRDLREVEDDVKTLEDEKHALLDKLVVLEGLVDPSELHLS, from the coding sequence ATGCAGGATCCGAAGATGTCGCTGGCCGATGAGTTTTCGACTCCTAAgctgaagaaaaagaaacccTCAACTAAGAAGGCCCCCTTGTTTTTGCAACAAGGGAATGATGTGAACGGGGCTTCTCCACCTCCGGTAAAAGCAGGGCAGAAaggaaccaaaagaaaaaagaacgaAGTTTCTCCGTCCTTCCAGCAGCAGCCCGAGAGGTTGAACTCAGATTCGTTGCCCAACTCCTCTCCATCTGGAAGCGGGTACCGTGCACTGAGGCTCAAGTATTTGCTGCTGGAGGAAGAGAGCTTTGCGTTGGGGAGAGATCTAAGAGAGGTTGAAGATGACGTCAAGACCCTTGAGGacgagaagcatgcacttttgGACAAGCTTGTTGTGTTAGAAGGGCTCGTTGATCCTTCGGAATTGCATTTATCGTAG